GGCCAACTGCCATCTCGTCGGCGGTGGCACTAGGCCAGCCTTTTCGGAGTTTCATTCCGATCGTGGCTGCCCTCAGCTTCCACGCCATATGGTCCCGATAGAAATTCTTTCCCACATCCGAGTGCCTATACCCGATCACAACAGGCTCGTGTTTGAAGGAGCCTAGCGGTCCCAGCACGGCACCCCATAGATAGCGGTCCCAAGACAGCCCTGAGAACTTCAGGAGTCCCATGCACGGACCTCTGCCCCATTCCCGCACACCAAGCGAAGTCGGGGAAACCGAGGGGTCGAGGTGAACCAGCACCACCTTGTTCCACAAAGATTGGAGGTCGATGCGTGAGCGATCCACCACCACGATGTCACCGCCACCAAACACAATCCCTTCTGCGTCGTGGTCTACACGTAGGGCCACGGTGGAGGCACGGTTGACCACGCGGTCTGCCGCGAACCGAAATACTTGGCCACTTTCGAGCTTTGCTTCGGACCCGCTCGCCGCTTCATCCATTGAGAGTAGCGGAAGTTCGATGATCTCTCCGGGCGCGGCTCTTTTGTGCATCTTTTTCAGCATCCGCTCGGTCAGGGCAATGGCAGCTCTCCGGTCGAATCCGGCTTGCTCCCAGAACCACAGCGGATCGAGGCCGTGTTCAACGGCGATGTTGCCCAACTGTGCGAACATCCGCGACGACGGAGCATAGTTGCCGTCCGCCCGCAGCCAGTTTGAAACGGTGCCCTGAGAAGCCGTCCCTTGGCTGGAATCGGATTCGAGTTTGCTCGCAAGTTCGGCTTGGCTGAGGCCCGCGGCCTCCAGGAGTTCCCGAATTCTCTCCGCCCATTCGGTGGGTTTGCTAGCTCTTACCATTTTCCTCTTGACTCCGCCACGACTCTGGTACATTTTTAACTTGAAGGCATGGACACTCAACTCCAAAAGTATAGCCGATATTCGGAGTCGCCCGACAGTACGGCACCGGCGCACGCTGAACGGCTGGCGCAACGCGACGCCGACGCAGTTACGAGAGCATTGATCGCCTCAGTCATCCGCGGCTGCGCTAAATCGCGGGAACAGATTTGTGAAGATATGAGCGCGCGCCTCGGACGGACTGTAACCCGGTTCATGTTGGACGATTTCACTTCGCTAAGCAAGGGCGATGCGCAAACCAAGACGCCGGCACGCTTCCCGGCCGCGTGGATCGAGGCTTTCTGCCTGGTCACAGGTGACGACCGGCTCCAGTTGCACGTTATGGGAGCGCGCAACCGGCGCCTGATTGAATTCGCAAAAAGAGAACTCAGCGCCGCCAGCGATCAGCGCGAACGCGACCGGCTCCGGCATGAGCTGCTTCAAGAGGACAGCCGGCATGAGCGTGACTAAGAAAAAATCGAAGCCGCGCAGTGCGACTCAGCGCAGTGCGACTCAGCGGCTCGTTGCAATTCTGCCTCTGGCCCAATTCCTGGGTCAGAAGCGCGGCGGCTGCGCTGTCACCGTCGTGTTGTCGAATGGCCGAAAGGCGCGCACGTCGGAGGAAATCGCCGCCGACATCGCGCTTCAGTGCGGCGTCTGCCTACGCTCAATTTGGCGCTGGTACGAGGCTTTCAAACAGGCCGGCGGCTGCGCCGGCTGCGCCGCACTCATGCGCCGGAAGCGCTCCGACTGCGGTTCCAGCCGGTGGTTCGGGTCTCGACCGAAGGCTGCCAAGCTGCTCGCACGCCTCATTCTCATTCAGAAGTCCACCGCCCGCGTCGCGCACTATGAACTGCAACGCTCGCTAGGCCAGGCGCCTTGTTATCCGACGGTGGCGAATCGGGCCAGGCAGCTTAAGAACGCAGCCCGCGCCGCGCGCCGGCGCGGAACGCAGAAGGTGATCGCATGAGCGCCGAACTTTGGTTATCGCGAGAGCGCTTCTGCGAGCTGGAGGGCTGCAGCCCGCGCACGGCGGAAACCAAAGCCAAGAGCGGCCAGGTGCGCTGGCGATATTTCGAGAGGACGCTTCGCAACGGCAAACGTCCGCGCGAGTACTCGATTTCCAGTTTGAGTCCCTCCGCGCAGATGAAATACTTCGAGCAGCAGCAGCACCCCGCGATATCCACGGCGCTCGTTTCTACCAATCCTAGTCAGCCGATGCTCTTCGACGGCGTGCCGTTCCTCGATCCGAACACACTGACAAATCTGGACGGCGAACAACAGGCAGAGGCGCGCGAACGGTTCGCCATGATCGCGCCGATGCTGCAGTGGGCCGATGGCCACCGCCCGCACTTCACGCTGCCGAGCGGCGCCGAGGTCCGCAACCTGCAGAGTCTGGCGATTTATCTGGGCGGGCTGTATGGAAAATCTGGTGGCACGATTTGGAACTATTACAGCGCCTGGCTAAAAAAAGGCCCGCGCGGGTTGCTGCGCGACCGCCGCGACGATGCCGGCGTTTCCCGGTATTGGGGCGAGGACGGGAAGAATCATCCCCATGCGGCGAAGTTTGTCCTGTCCAAATACGCCGAACTCGGCGCCACGGCCGCGAACGGGGAGCCGAATCTGCGGCTGATCTATAACGCGCTGATCCGGCAGTTCCCTAACTTCAGCGATGGCGTGGAGAGCGGCGATCCGCCCGCGTACTCGACTGTCCGCGCGCTGGTGGGCAAAATTCTGCCCGTGATGCGCGACGCCGCGCGGCTCACGCGCCAGGCGCACGATTCCCGCCATGCGCCCTACCTCTCGCGCGCGATCGAGCGCGTGCGCCCGCTGCAAGTTTTTGTGAGCGATCACCGCATCTATGACGTGCTGGTCTACAACGATTGCTTTGACGCGCTGCCCGAAGGCGCCGCTTTCCGCCCGTGGGAAACGTGCGTGGAAGACATGCGCACGCGGGTGATCGTCGGCAGCGTGTGGGCAGCGACGCCGAGCGGGCGCACCATCGCGCGCGCTTACATGCGCGGAATCGAGCAGTTCGGCAAGCCTGAAACTGCCTATGTGGACAACGGGAAGGATTTTCGCAGCGTGGGCGGCGCCTACAGCCGCGCGCCGGCTGTGCTCGACGAGCACGGTCGTGTGCCGATCGATCTCACGGCGCACAATCTGTTCCGACGGCTCGGAATCGACGTCACGTATTGCATCCCGCGGCATCCGCAGTCGAAGCAGATCGAGAGCTACTTCGCGACGGTGAGCAAGCGTTTCGATGTGATGTTTGGCGACGGCTACGCCGGCAGAAAGCCCAGCTTGCGCCCCGACGCCTGCCGTGAGGCGGAGCAACTGCACAAGGAATGGCTCGCTCACAAGCGCGGAAAATCGCCGTTCCTGCCCGCGTCCTACTTCTTCCAACTGCATCGGCAATGGGTGGTGGAATTCAACGCGACGCACTGCCACAACGGGCGCGGCATGAACGGCCGGGCGCCTCTCGACGTGATGAACGAGCTGCTGCCGGTCGAACAGCGGAGGATAGCGAACGACCTGGCGAAGCTCGAATGGCTGTTCTGGGACCGCGAAGACCGCGTGGTGCGCAACTGCCGGGTCGAACTCAGCAATCACACCTACACCGGCGCCGACGAAGGCGCGATGCAGGCGCTCTACCTGGCAAACCACGAGAGAATCTGGATCGCACGCAATCCCGATGACGTTGGCTGCGCGATCGCGTTAGATAGTGACGGAAAACCGCTGGCGCTGCTGCATTCGCAGGAACTGACCGAGCACGGCCCGATCAGCGAGGACAAGATCAAGGCGATTTCGCGTTTCCGCAATCGCAGCTATCGCGAACTGCGGCAGGCCTGGGCAATGGTGCAGTCCGGCGTCCCGACCGAAGTCGAGCTGCTCGCCCAGCGAGCCGGGGCGCCACAGCAAGCGCAGCTGCAAATCCTGCCGCCGCGCGCGCGTGTTGCTTCGGCGCCTCATGCGCTGGCGGCCAGCGCCGCGCCGACGTATGTCGAAGACGATGCGCGCGAGGTGCTGGCGCTGATGAAGGAGAACTAAAGATGTCGCGCC
The sequence above is a segment of the Terriglobia bacterium genome. Coding sequences within it:
- a CDS encoding helix-turn-helix domain-containing protein; amino-acid sequence: MYQSRGGVKRKMVRASKPTEWAERIRELLEAAGLSQAELASKLESDSSQGTASQGTVSNWLRADGNYAPSSRMFAQLGNIAVEHGLDPLWFWEQAGFDRRAAIALTERMLKKMHKRAAPGEIIELPLLSMDEAASGSEAKLESGQVFRFAADRVVNRASTVALRVDHDAEGIVFGGGDIVVVDRSRIDLQSLWNKVVLVHLDPSVSPTSLGVREWGRGPCMGLLKFSGLSWDRYLWGAVLGPLGSFKHEPVVIGYRHSDVGKNFYRDHMAWKLRAATIGMKLRKGWPSATADEMAVGPEPREEGLYERAGEEAREEIQPTDGCTVIGRMIAWFSAETGEAKR